A DNA window from Enoplosus armatus isolate fEnoArm2 chromosome 9, fEnoArm2.hap1, whole genome shotgun sequence contains the following coding sequences:
- the gbp gene encoding glycogen synthase kinase binding protein, which produces MPCRKENYIFLEQSVTVDSKEVDALVTKIGEALQLHNNNGGHQKTVSVSVSCLHGLTGSSAGGVKPAAIISGGTGAPAQKRNGCCMRLRNRGHRGSSRASPYNIPGSNGDQDWDQIKPWNKKRINVEEDDPHRLLQELILSGNLIKEAVRRLQFSAPDCGEFPKASDNVPC; this is translated from the coding sequence ATGCCCTGCCGGAAGGAGAACTACATCTTTCTGGAGCAGTCCGTCACCGTGGACTCCAAAGAAGTGGACGCGCTGGTGACGAAAATCGGCGAAGCGCTGCAGCTCCACAACAATAACGGCGGCCACCAGAAGACCGTGTCCGTGTCCGTGTCCTGTCTGCACGGGCTCACCGGCAGCAGCGCCGGCGGGGTCAAACCGGCGGCCATCATCAGCGGCGGCACGGGAGCTCCGGCGCAGAAACGCAACGGCTGCTGCATGCGGCTCCGGAACCGGGGACACCGGGGGAGCAGCAGGGCAAGTCCGTATAACATCCCCGGATCCAACGGCGACCAGGACTGGGACCAAATCAAACCGTGGAACAAAAAGAGGATCAACGTGGAGGAGGACGATCCGCACCGGCTGCTCCAAGAGTTAATTTTATCGGGGAACCTGATTAAAGAGGCCGTGAGGAGGCTGCAGTTCTCCGCACCAGACTGTGGAGAATTCCCCAAGGCGTCGGACAATGTGCCGTGCTGA